In Candidatus Babeliales bacterium, the following proteins share a genomic window:
- the rpmF gene encoding 50S ribosomal protein L32 — MPVPKRKRSRARRDSRFANKGLKVKAITTCKQCNEPLSPHVACKSCGFYKGVKVIATKNERGVKRQEIRAKQKTQQAGSEPQAAE, encoded by the coding sequence ATGCCAGTACCAAAACGTAAGCGGTCCCGAGCGCGCCGCGATTCTAGATTTGCAAATAAAGGTCTCAAGGTTAAAGCGATTACCACCTGCAAACAATGCAATGAGCCACTTTCTCCGCACGTCGCGTGCAAGAGCTGCGGTTTCTATAAAGGTGTTAAAGTTATTGCTACCAAAAATGAGCGTGGTGTAAAGCGACAAGAAATTCGCGCTAAACAAAAGACGCAACAAGCTGGCAGCGAGCCTCAAGCTGCAGAATAA
- the plsX gene encoding phosphate acyltransferase PlsX translates to MIALDAMGGDFAPHAIVSGGLLAARKGIKIGLYGDQDRILESLDKQDSDWKKLPISIIHCSQTIEMEDEPSSAILRKKDASLVVALNDVAKGKAYAFVSAGNTGACLVGGMLIIGKTDGILRPAIGEFIPALHGSVFFIDLGANVDCKPDHLKQFAIMGDVYVKLKKNIASPRVALLSNGAERTKGNKAVLEAHELLASSGLNFIGNREPHDILHGEVDVVVCDGFAGNIMLKSLEGMLSLIPKVVDRECRKTWIGRCLGFLGSRLLKRLKRNVARVQKGGALLLGVRKPIIIAHGASQASAIEDALIYAHTIHQTRFVDRFNESVGSMLNNSSILQTSLEAPSISER, encoded by the coding sequence ATGATAGCATTAGATGCGATGGGGGGCGATTTTGCTCCCCATGCAATTGTCTCTGGCGGATTGCTTGCTGCTCGCAAGGGAATTAAAATTGGGCTTTACGGAGACCAAGATCGTATTCTCGAGAGCCTTGATAAGCAAGATAGTGACTGGAAAAAATTACCCATTTCAATTATCCACTGTTCTCAAACCATCGAAATGGAAGATGAGCCATCTTCTGCAATTTTGCGCAAAAAAGATGCTTCCTTGGTCGTCGCATTGAACGATGTAGCAAAAGGTAAAGCATATGCGTTTGTTTCTGCTGGAAATACGGGTGCTTGCTTAGTAGGCGGCATGCTTATTATTGGCAAAACGGACGGCATATTGCGGCCGGCAATCGGTGAATTTATACCTGCACTTCATGGATCGGTTTTCTTTATCGATCTTGGTGCAAATGTCGACTGCAAGCCGGATCATTTAAAGCAATTTGCCATCATGGGCGATGTGTACGTTAAGCTCAAGAAAAATATTGCTTCGCCTCGTGTTGCGCTCCTTTCAAATGGTGCTGAACGAACAAAAGGCAATAAAGCTGTTTTAGAGGCGCACGAGCTTTTGGCTTCTTCAGGATTAAATTTTATTGGCAATCGCGAACCGCATGATATTTTACATGGCGAAGTGGACGTCGTAGTTTGTGATGGATTTGCGGGCAATATTATGCTGAAATCTCTCGAAGGAATGCTTTCATTAATTCCTAAGGTCGTAGATCGTGAATGTAGAAAAACATGGATCGGTCGCTGCTTGGGTTTCTTGGGAAGTCGTTTGCTCAAGAGATTAAAAAGAAATGTCGCCCGTGTGCAAAAAGGTGGCGCGCTTCTTCTAGGTGTTCGCAAACCGATTATTATTGCTCATGGTGCATCGCAAGCATCTGCTATCGAAGATGCGCTCATTTATGCGCATACGATTCATCAAACACGCTTTGTTGATCGTTTTAACGAGTCGGTCGGATCGATGTTAAACAATTCTTCAATACTACAAACATCTCTTGAGGCGCCGTCTATTTCTGAGCGTTGA
- the gyrA gene encoding DNA gyrase subunit A gives MSSSTHDAQNENLTGKLKPVLIEDELKSSFLDYAMSVVVSRAIPDVRDGLKPVHRRVLYTMNQLGFHYNKPYHKSVRIVGEVLGKYHPHGDQAVYNTMVGMVQEFSKRYPLLDGQGNWGSVDGDNAAAMRYTEVRMEKISQEILADLDKETVHFVPNFDESTVEPVVLPSKLPNLLINGTSGIAVGMATAIPPHNLGEVIDACLAYLANESMTDEELFEKIPAPDFPTGGIICGRAGIVRAYKTGRGNLILRGVVEIEETKKGSALVINELPYQVNKAELIIKIADLVKDKIIDGISNIRDESDKKGMRVVIELKRGEIPTVVLNQLYKFTQLETSVSILMLGLLENRPLIFSLRDLIREFLLHRQEVIYKRTVYDLGRAQAREHLLAGFIIVLNNIDEVVALIKASSTPEEAIAKLNQRFLLTQEQGKAVLEMRLQRLTGLEQEKIFAEMEDLKKIINGLKLILADKTILKKEIEKELVTIKTDYADPRRTKIEGPIDILTEADLIPDEETVVTLTDRGYLKRVPLSTYGVQHRGGKGKMGMAPLEESGDFVKDVFVAKTHDELMFFTNLGRVYSMNVFEAPEGSRTSKGRAIVNLLQLNPNEHVVKLLCIREMEGKSLVMLTKNGIIKRTDAGEFSNIRSSGIRAVSLRDGDELVFCALSSGNDSIVIATAKGQGIRFKETEVRQMGRQASGVMGIRLRGGDRVVGMEVIADDRDILFATSRGYGKRVKAEDFRVAHRGGYGVRTIPTDTRNGEVIGLCAVTDESNVLLIDTTGKMIRLSPTEIRTMGRQAKGVRLIRMDEEQRLAHLVAFEEANDETIENEPTSGSAPAEIKTDAFEVDHQVSIFDMDVNTSSQDIFKALNFDQQSSDEGIDS, from the coding sequence ATGTCATCTTCAACTCATGATGCTCAAAACGAAAATCTTACCGGCAAACTTAAGCCAGTTTTGATTGAGGATGAGCTCAAAAGTTCGTTTCTTGATTATGCGATGTCGGTCGTCGTTAGTCGTGCAATTCCCGATGTGCGTGATGGATTGAAGCCGGTGCATCGCCGCGTGCTTTATACCATGAATCAGCTTGGTTTTCATTATAATAAACCGTATCACAAATCTGTTCGTATCGTCGGTGAAGTACTGGGTAAGTACCATCCCCATGGTGATCAAGCTGTTTATAATACCATGGTAGGTATGGTTCAAGAATTTTCAAAACGATATCCACTTTTAGATGGCCAAGGAAACTGGGGATCGGTAGACGGTGATAATGCGGCAGCGATGCGTTACACAGAAGTACGCATGGAAAAAATTTCTCAGGAAATTTTGGCGGATCTCGATAAAGAGACGGTCCATTTTGTTCCAAACTTTGATGAATCCACCGTTGAGCCGGTTGTTCTCCCAAGCAAGTTACCCAACTTACTAATTAATGGAACTTCGGGCATTGCCGTGGGTATGGCGACCGCAATTCCACCACACAATTTGGGCGAAGTAATAGATGCATGCTTAGCGTATTTGGCAAATGAGTCGATGACCGATGAAGAACTCTTTGAAAAAATTCCTGCTCCCGATTTTCCAACAGGCGGCATTATTTGCGGCCGTGCCGGCATTGTACGCGCTTATAAAACAGGGCGTGGCAATTTAATTTTACGCGGCGTTGTCGAAATTGAAGAAACTAAAAAAGGAAGTGCGCTTGTTATTAACGAACTTCCGTATCAAGTAAACAAAGCTGAATTGATTATAAAAATTGCAGATTTGGTTAAAGATAAAATTATCGACGGCATTTCCAATATTCGCGATGAATCTGATAAAAAAGGTATGCGCGTTGTGATTGAACTCAAACGGGGCGAGATTCCGACCGTGGTGCTCAATCAGCTGTATAAATTCACTCAGCTAGAAACAAGCGTTTCTATTTTGATGCTTGGATTACTTGAAAATCGTCCATTGATTTTCAGCTTACGCGATCTGATTCGTGAGTTTCTTTTGCATCGCCAAGAAGTGATTTATAAACGAACTGTTTACGATCTTGGCAGAGCGCAAGCGCGCGAACATCTTCTTGCTGGTTTCATTATCGTTCTCAATAATATTGATGAAGTGGTAGCGCTTATAAAAGCTTCATCTACGCCCGAGGAAGCGATTGCGAAATTAAATCAGCGCTTTTTACTCACTCAAGAACAAGGGAAAGCGGTTCTTGAAATGCGCTTGCAGCGTTTAACAGGGCTTGAGCAAGAAAAAATATTTGCGGAAATGGAAGATCTCAAAAAAATTATCAACGGCCTCAAATTGATTTTGGCCGATAAAACAATTTTGAAAAAAGAGATCGAAAAAGAATTAGTCACTATTAAAACCGATTACGCTGATCCTCGCAGAACAAAAATTGAAGGTCCGATCGATATTCTCACTGAAGCGGATCTTATTCCTGATGAAGAGACGGTGGTGACCCTTACCGATCGCGGGTATCTCAAGCGCGTTCCACTTTCTACTTACGGTGTTCAGCATCGGGGCGGAAAAGGAAAAATGGGCATGGCGCCGCTTGAAGAGTCGGGTGATTTTGTAAAAGATGTTTTTGTAGCTAAAACGCATGATGAATTAATGTTCTTCACGAATTTAGGACGCGTATACAGCATGAACGTTTTTGAAGCGCCTGAAGGTTCTCGAACATCCAAAGGACGCGCAATTGTTAACTTGCTGCAATTAAATCCTAATGAGCACGTGGTTAAACTTCTGTGCATTCGGGAGATGGAAGGTAAATCGCTCGTGATGCTGACCAAAAATGGCATCATTAAACGTACCGACGCTGGTGAATTTTCAAATATTCGCAGCTCAGGAATTCGCGCAGTCAGCTTGCGCGATGGCGATGAATTAGTATTCTGCGCATTAAGCTCCGGCAACGATTCGATCGTTATAGCCACGGCAAAAGGCCAAGGTATTCGCTTTAAAGAAACTGAAGTGCGTCAAATGGGCCGCCAAGCATCGGGCGTTATGGGAATTCGTTTGCGTGGTGGAGATCGCGTTGTGGGTATGGAAGTTATAGCTGACGATCGTGATATTTTATTCGCGACATCTCGCGGGTATGGAAAACGTGTAAAAGCTGAAGATTTCCGCGTTGCGCATCGTGGTGGTTATGGTGTTCGAACGATTCCGACCGATACGCGTAATGGAGAAGTTATAGGGCTATGCGCGGTTACTGATGAATCGAACGTTCTTCTTATCGATACGACCGGAAAAATGATTCGACTTTCACCGACAGAAATTCGCACAATGGGAAGACAAGCTAAAGGTGTTCGTTTGATTCGAATGGATGAAGAACAACGACTTGCGCATTTAGTTGCTTTTGAAGAAGCTAACGATGAAACAATTGAAAATGAACCAACCAGTGGTTCTGCTCCTGCAGAAATTAAAACCGATGCGTTTGAAGTGGATCATCAAGTAAGTATTTTTGATATGGATGTTAATACTTCCTCACAAGACATTTTTAAAGCACTTAATTTTGATCAGCAATCAAGTGATGAGGGTATTGATTCGTAA
- a CDS encoding HAD-IA family hydrolase, protein MATINSARKHFLFLVLTLSVFAADAAKTVLWDIGGVLFKPDMLGISYYELGWTDYAKYIVFDQKSPFHIKDLLFEDILYRLNHRASEQQFIAYLPDGGLMPPIMMDWLKGKITGQEIVSLVFQVIKDLDGQHYFSSDHERIMLEKMVKVVFDPQVLGRYTKPISGGIELVASCAKHGCTNMIISNWDPISFSVLMRSSHGRKGLRHFDPGNIFISGSYGIMKPDSAVFRKVLEMYQLNPSECFFVDDQIENIHAAEALGIKGYWLQKGDYKGLKRALIQAGFLPAD, encoded by the coding sequence ATGGCAACGATAAATTCAGCTAGAAAACATTTCTTGTTTTTAGTGCTCACGCTTTCCGTTTTTGCAGCAGATGCGGCCAAAACCGTATTATGGGATATTGGGGGCGTTCTTTTTAAGCCCGATATGTTGGGTATTTCCTATTATGAGCTTGGTTGGACCGATTATGCTAAATACATAGTTTTTGACCAAAAAAGTCCCTTCCACATCAAAGATTTGTTATTTGAAGATATTTTATATCGCTTGAACCATCGTGCAAGCGAACAGCAATTTATTGCCTATTTGCCTGATGGCGGCCTTATGCCTCCTATTATGATGGATTGGCTTAAAGGAAAAATTACTGGGCAAGAGATCGTTTCGTTGGTTTTCCAGGTAATTAAAGACCTTGACGGCCAGCATTATTTCTCAAGCGACCATGAACGGATTATGCTTGAAAAAATGGTAAAAGTTGTATTTGATCCGCAAGTTTTGGGACGTTACACAAAGCCAATTTCAGGCGGAATAGAACTCGTTGCTTCATGTGCTAAACACGGGTGTACCAATATGATTATCTCAAATTGGGATCCAATATCGTTTAGCGTTTTGATGCGTTCTTCCCATGGAAGAAAAGGATTGCGTCATTTTGATCCAGGCAACATTTTCATTTCTGGTAGTTATGGAATAATGAAGCCAGATAGCGCTGTTTTTAGAAAAGTGCTTGAAATGTACCAACTTAATCCAAGCGAATGCTTTTTTGTTGATGATCAAATTGAAAATATTCATGCAGCAGAAGCTTTAGGGATAAAAGGCTATTGGTTACAGAAGGGTGATTATAAAGGTTTAAAACGTGCGCTGATCCAAGCAGGTTTTTTACCCGCTGATTAA
- the dprA gene encoding DNA-processing protein DprA has protein sequence MKETIAQLALHLSLVKGVGPGLCKRLHDELGDNFLLLYNLKIKELMSFGFSEQTSELIVSGLAQRSVLERELELLKKNSISFVTLFDQNYPALLKEIHLPPIVLYYKGPLVQEDALAVVGSRDANNYGQYAIEQFVPPLVAHNFAIVSGGALGADAMAHRATIKAGGRTIVVLGSGLLKWYPATNQRLFQSVLDNGGTLISSFALETTPAPGNFPARNRIIAGLSRGCLVVQAAQESGAKITALFALEQGREVFAVPGPISDSLSAGCHSLIQQGAKLVHTAHDILAEFNLVPAGKIFATGEKEKISRSAEQITINFSLPLAQQIVQACSRPLSLDQLVEQLNSDLSTCQAAIFDLQLAGVLEQTFNGMWQKSV, from the coding sequence ATGAAAGAAACTATTGCACAATTGGCTCTACATCTTTCGCTTGTAAAAGGAGTAGGGCCAGGTTTGTGTAAGCGATTGCACGATGAGTTGGGCGATAATTTTCTTCTTTTATATAATCTGAAAATAAAAGAATTAATGTCGTTCGGTTTTTCGGAACAAACTTCTGAGCTGATTGTTTCGGGGCTCGCGCAGCGATCAGTTCTTGAAAGAGAGCTTGAGCTCTTAAAAAAAAATAGTATCTCTTTTGTAACGCTTTTCGATCAAAACTATCCAGCACTCTTAAAAGAAATTCACTTACCGCCGATTGTTCTTTATTATAAAGGGCCACTTGTGCAGGAAGATGCTTTGGCAGTTGTGGGTTCGCGTGATGCAAATAACTATGGGCAATACGCGATTGAACAATTTGTCCCCCCACTTGTCGCGCACAATTTTGCGATCGTGAGCGGCGGAGCACTTGGAGCCGATGCGATGGCGCATAGAGCTACTATAAAAGCTGGCGGTAGAACAATTGTTGTTTTGGGCTCTGGATTGCTCAAATGGTATCCAGCTACTAACCAACGATTGTTTCAATCTGTTTTGGATAATGGTGGTACGCTGATAAGTTCATTTGCATTAGAGACAACGCCGGCTCCTGGAAACTTTCCCGCACGAAATAGAATTATAGCTGGGCTTTCGCGTGGTTGCTTGGTTGTTCAAGCGGCTCAAGAAAGTGGTGCCAAAATTACAGCACTGTTTGCACTTGAACAAGGAAGAGAAGTTTTTGCAGTTCCTGGTCCAATCAGTGATTCATTGAGCGCAGGATGCCACAGCTTGATACAACAGGGTGCAAAATTGGTACATACTGCGCACGATATTTTGGCAGAATTTAATCTGGTGCCCGCAGGAAAAATTTTCGCTACTGGTGAAAAAGAAAAGATTTCTCGGAGCGCTGAACAAATTACGATAAATTTTTCACTTCCTCTTGCGCAGCAAATAGTTCAAGCATGTTCACGGCCACTTTCGCTGGATCAATTAGTGGAGCAGCTCAACAGCGATTTGTCGACCTGCCAGGCTGCGATTTTTGATTTGCAACTTGCTGGTGTGCTTGAGCAAACATTCAATGGGATGTGGCAAAAAAGTGTATAG
- a CDS encoding HAD-IA family hydrolase — protein sequence MILWDVSGVLFKSDTWRLSFYEIGWSACAQYLLLDRKSIEHLKSILFDDLLFRLNPKETQEELARMPDGSKMSPMMMAWLKGEVNGPEMIFLLNNLIEQLDGKNYFYSKRERDLILKIIKVVFDPTIIARYTKPISYGAQLLKESRANGNRNGIVSNWDSLSFDHLNSSPHGKSVFSLVEPNDIFISGKCGLIKPNKKFFETILQRCNVAPEKCFFVDDQPENIAAAEQSGIKGHCLGDGDYKRLKKVLIGHGYL from the coding sequence ATGATATTGTGGGATGTGAGCGGCGTTCTATTTAAATCTGATACCTGGCGTCTTTCGTTTTACGAAATTGGCTGGTCTGCGTGCGCGCAATATCTTCTGTTGGATAGAAAAAGTATAGAACACTTAAAAAGTATTTTGTTCGATGATCTTCTTTTTCGTTTGAACCCAAAAGAGACGCAAGAGGAACTTGCACGAATGCCGGATGGTTCTAAAATGTCTCCCATGATGATGGCATGGCTGAAGGGTGAAGTTAACGGCCCAGAAATGATTTTTTTACTCAATAATTTAATTGAGCAACTAGATGGAAAAAACTATTTCTATTCGAAACGGGAAAGAGATTTGATTCTAAAAATTATAAAAGTTGTTTTCGATCCGACGATTATTGCACGGTATACCAAACCAATTAGTTACGGCGCGCAACTTTTAAAAGAGAGCCGCGCGAACGGAAATCGTAACGGTATCGTTTCCAATTGGGATTCGCTTTCTTTTGATCATTTGAATAGCTCTCCACACGGAAAATCGGTTTTCTCATTGGTTGAACCGAACGATATTTTTATTTCAGGCAAATGTGGTTTAATAAAACCCAATAAAAAGTTTTTTGAGACAATCCTCCAACGATGCAATGTTGCCCCGGAAAAATGTTTTTTTGTCGATGATCAGCCCGAAAATATTGCAGCAGCTGAACAAAGTGGCATTAAAGGGCATTGCCTTGGAGATGGCGATTATAAGCGACTGAAGAAAGTCCTAATAGGTCATGGCTATCTCTAG
- the gltX gene encoding glutamate--tRNA ligase produces the protein MKRIRVRFAPSPTGHLHIGGLRTALFNWLFARHNNGDFLLRIEDTDIERSKTEFTDSILESLEWTSIESDEPLVIQTKRMAIYKEKIQWLLQHEKAYRCFCAAAPMRSEDDYFKYDGKCRLRKPEAGDQNLPHVVRIKLPLEQKTIEFDDIIRGPIVFETTQLDDFIIARTDGTPIYNFVVVVDDALMNISHIIRGEDHISNTPKQIVLYNAFGFDVPHFAHLPLILGPSGARLSKRDAATAVTDYKKNGYLADALCNYLVRLGWAHGDQEIFTREQLVSLFTLDGVGKKAAIFDQAKLDWVNSMYLKELDAKKILSFITRDVEAGFVAALSDWNEATILKAVDLYKGRVKTMRELVDEINGFYHATARATNEEVQQFGTAQAALLLKDFNAAVSAMTVVDSSVVGEIAKRLAAERGIKLVELAQPIRLALTGKVHGPGAFDIVALLGKQESCKRLERFINEYGTRV, from the coding sequence ATGAAGCGAATTCGAGTACGATTTGCACCTTCTCCGACAGGGCATTTGCATATTGGTGGTTTACGTACTGCTCTTTTTAATTGGCTTTTTGCGCGGCACAATAACGGCGATTTTCTATTGCGTATAGAAGATACCGATATTGAACGTTCAAAAACCGAATTTACCGATTCGATTCTTGAATCTCTGGAATGGACATCAATTGAAAGTGATGAACCATTGGTTATTCAAACGAAACGAATGGCTATTTATAAAGAAAAAATTCAATGGCTTTTGCAGCATGAAAAAGCATACCGCTGTTTTTGCGCAGCGGCCCCAATGCGTAGCGAAGATGATTATTTCAAGTATGATGGCAAATGCCGCTTGAGAAAACCGGAAGCGGGCGACCAAAACCTGCCTCATGTCGTTCGCATTAAATTACCGCTGGAACAGAAAACAATAGAATTTGATGATATTATTCGCGGACCGATTGTTTTTGAAACAACGCAATTAGATGATTTTATTATTGCACGAACCGATGGAACGCCGATTTATAATTTTGTCGTTGTTGTTGATGATGCGCTAATGAATATCTCGCATATTATTCGCGGCGAAGATCATATTTCAAATACGCCAAAACAAATTGTGCTTTATAATGCGTTTGGTTTTGATGTGCCGCATTTTGCACATTTACCGCTCATTTTGGGGCCATCAGGTGCACGTTTAAGTAAAAGAGATGCGGCAACGGCAGTAACCGATTATAAAAAAAATGGTTATCTGGCAGATGCGCTTTGTAATTATTTAGTGCGTCTTGGTTGGGCTCATGGCGATCAAGAAATTTTTACGCGTGAGCAATTAGTTTCGCTCTTTACGCTCGATGGCGTTGGTAAAAAAGCTGCTATTTTCGATCAAGCAAAACTTGATTGGGTAAATAGCATGTATCTTAAAGAGCTCGATGCCAAAAAGATTTTATCTTTTATCACCCGCGATGTAGAAGCCGGTTTTGTTGCAGCACTTTCTGATTGGAATGAAGCAACGATTTTGAAAGCTGTTGATCTTTATAAAGGGCGCGTTAAAACAATGCGTGAACTGGTTGATGAAATAAATGGATTTTATCATGCGACCGCGCGTGCTACCAATGAAGAGGTGCAGCAATTTGGTACAGCACAAGCAGCGCTTCTTTTGAAAGATTTTAATGCGGCAGTTAGTGCAATGACGGTAGTTGATAGCTCTGTCGTTGGGGAGATTGCAAAACGACTGGCTGCAGAGCGCGGCATCAAATTAGTTGAACTTGCGCAGCCGATTCGATTAGCTTTAACGGGTAAAGTACATGGGCCCGGTGCATTCGATATCGTTGCACTTTTGGGTAAACAAGAGAGTTGCAAACGCTTGGAACGCTTTATAAACGAGTATGGTACTCGCGTTTAG
- a CDS encoding M48 family metalloprotease, with amino-acid sequence MLKNYKKIVTIIALLGLVALGVVVLQKNTVSNAPKNNPVDYYHQMIIDQEKNTWNALASIGLTKSKVDALYLQNSKDYKESDIAQPAKLPKAILELIHKTMVDCKINPQSVTIAITDEDSHAMATDSILYINTKLFNALSHEAQQFVLAHEFAHMHFKDNSTTYTINDAMEKNNIAHKNTVNFPRNIYGRFKEIRADIHAALTAPEYAHAYITFMNETIRASGENRGISHPKNSERLALAQEIYAALKTA; translated from the coding sequence ATGTTAAAAAATTACAAAAAAATAGTAACAATAATAGCGCTACTTGGATTAGTTGCTCTGGGCGTCGTTGTTTTGCAAAAAAACACAGTTTCAAACGCGCCCAAAAATAATCCTGTCGACTATTATCATCAAATGATAATTGACCAAGAAAAAAATACATGGAACGCGCTTGCATCCATCGGGCTGACAAAATCAAAAGTTGATGCCCTTTACCTCCAAAATAGCAAAGATTATAAAGAATCGGACATCGCGCAACCTGCAAAATTGCCAAAAGCTATTTTAGAATTGATTCATAAAACTATGGTTGATTGCAAAATAAATCCGCAATCGGTAACTATCGCGATCACCGACGAGGACTCACACGCTATGGCAACCGATTCTATTTTATATATCAACACAAAATTGTTTAATGCACTTTCGCATGAGGCTCAGCAATTTGTACTTGCACACGAATTTGCGCATATGCATTTTAAAGATAACTCAACAACTTATACGATTAATGATGCAATGGAAAAAAATAATATTGCACATAAAAATACCGTTAATTTTCCCAGAAACATTTACGGTCGCTTTAAAGAAATACGAGCAGATATTCATGCTGCATTAACGGCGCCCGAATATGCACATGCGTATATTACTTTTATGAATGAGACGATAAGAGCAAGCGGAGAAAATCGCGGAATTTCACATCCAAAAAATAGTGAACGATTAGCACTTGCTCAAGAAATCTACGCTGCATTAAAAACTGCATAA
- the acpP gene encoding acyl carrier protein translates to MANFDSQDTYQKMVMIISDVLHVDKQKVTRDTSLEQLGADSLDKLEIVMKLEEEFGIEIEDQEAAKIDSINEAVEKINEMRTK, encoded by the coding sequence ATGGCAAACTTTGATTCTCAAGATACTTATCAAAAAATGGTAATGATTATTTCTGATGTTTTACATGTTGATAAACAAAAAGTTACCCGCGATACTTCATTAGAACAGCTAGGCGCAGATTCGCTTGATAAATTAGAAATAGTTATGAAGCTTGAAGAAGAGTTTGGTATAGAGATTGAAGATCAAGAAGCTGCCAAAATCGATTCTATTAACGAGGCGGTAGAAAAAATTAATGAGATGCGCACCAAATAG
- a CDS encoding ACP S-malonyltransferase encodes MKIGMLFPDYGSQYVGMGKELYDTSRIMQEYFEEASTCLNINFVKLCFASSEQELAQIDHAYTSVFLLSCAISSLLKERGISAHAVSGYGIGQWSALHAAGSLSLPDGLYFLSKYAQFYHELLTTLEPRILEQEGMEAVKVRELCTEYKHASISAYHTPNKLRVSGLKDEMIGVEDQLKEQDAQTDDVSVFAGLHSPLMKPVQDHLRTYLEKIDFHDLQIPLISTIDGSSLLSGNQAREKIMEQIVNPIRWDKVISSIAGWDLIIYVGPGDSPQKIVRDYYPEKRHIAINSLIDVENLLVLIKK; translated from the coding sequence ATGAAAATTGGCATGCTGTTTCCAGATTATGGGAGCCAATATGTTGGCATGGGAAAAGAGCTTTATGATACTTCTCGCATTATGCAGGAGTATTTTGAAGAAGCTTCTACGTGTCTAAATATTAATTTTGTTAAACTTTGTTTCGCTTCTTCTGAGCAAGAACTTGCTCAAATTGATCACGCTTATACGTCCGTTTTTCTTTTGAGTTGTGCGATTTCATCGCTTTTAAAAGAAAGAGGAATCTCAGCGCACGCTGTTTCTGGTTATGGAATTGGTCAATGGAGTGCATTGCACGCAGCTGGTAGCTTAAGTTTGCCAGACGGGCTTTATTTTCTTTCAAAATATGCACAATTCTATCATGAACTTTTAACAACGTTAGAACCGCGCATTTTAGAGCAAGAAGGGATGGAGGCAGTTAAAGTTCGTGAATTATGCACAGAATATAAACACGCTTCAATAAGCGCTTACCATACCCCGAATAAACTTCGCGTATCCGGTTTAAAAGATGAGATGATTGGTGTTGAAGATCAGCTCAAAGAACAAGATGCTCAGACCGATGATGTTTCTGTTTTTGCAGGGCTCCATAGTCCATTAATGAAACCGGTACAAGATCATTTGCGTACTTATTTGGAGAAGATAGATTTTCACGATTTGCAAATCCCGTTGATTTCAACGATCGATGGAAGTTCGCTTTTAAGTGGCAACCAAGCGCGCGAAAAAATTATGGAACAAATCGTTAACCCCATTCGTTGGGACAAAGTAATTAGTTCTATAGCCGGTTGGGATTTAATTATTTATGTCGGGCCGGGCGATTCACCCCAGAAAATCGTGCGTGACTATTATCCAGAAAAGCGGCATATTGCGATAAATAGTTTGATTGACGTTGAAAATCTTTTGGTATTAATTAAAAAATAG
- a CDS encoding tetratricopeptide repeat protein — MELSSYLSVDFWLTHGERYKNYLMAAGIALAIIIAGSFYWYTSYTRKQELAVSTLSDIFHDAARAQQNSELWAEVEMAARTGYKQFGSTKSAPYFLALQAESLLQMGRRDESLAMMEEVIKQLNSRSPLYYVYAIKQARMMLDTQDAKMQQNGLAKLELIAQAKDNKQADEALYYIGQYYAALGNSVSAKAAFEKVFEITKNQASDYPSPWVKLAQEAVQELA, encoded by the coding sequence ATGGAACTATCATCATATCTCTCAGTTGATTTCTGGCTCACCCATGGGGAGCGTTATAAAAATTATTTAATGGCCGCCGGTATTGCTTTAGCAATTATTATTGCAGGCTCATTTTATTGGTATACATCGTACACAAGAAAGCAAGAGCTCGCGGTTTCTACGCTTTCCGATATTTTTCATGATGCTGCTCGAGCACAGCAGAATAGTGAATTGTGGGCCGAAGTAGAAATGGCTGCTCGTACCGGTTATAAACAGTTTGGCTCAACCAAATCTGCGCCATATTTTTTGGCATTGCAGGCTGAATCACTTCTACAGATGGGAAGAAGAGACGAATCGCTTGCGATGATGGAAGAGGTCATTAAGCAGCTAAACTCGCGTTCGCCACTTTATTATGTGTATGCAATCAAACAAGCGCGCATGATGCTTGATACTCAAGATGCAAAGATGCAGCAAAATGGTTTGGCAAAACTTGAACTGATAGCTCAAGCAAAAGATAATAAGCAAGCTGATGAAGCATTGTATTATATTGGCCAGTATTACGCGGCTCTTGGCAATTCAGTTTCTGCTAAAGCTGCTTTTGAAAAAGTATTTGAAATAACAAAAAATCAAGCATCCGATTATCCATCTCCTTGGGTTAAATTGGCGCAAGAAGCTGTGCAGGAGCTTGCATGA